Proteins from a genomic interval of Zingiber officinale cultivar Zhangliang chromosome 2A, Zo_v1.1, whole genome shotgun sequence:
- the LOC122040569 gene encoding protein HEADING DATE 3B-like isoform X1 yields the protein MEVGREEDKSMMPLFPRLHLNNADKRGPRAPPRNKMVLYERHNVASRRLGQPSSAMSLPHHNAPLPIPSNSSRQAGLHERDFLSLFRMPLSTPVLPSEIVDSRLSSMINHHSRKGDRPLKGLNYGNSSIMDLLQQQSFNCSYEKKLNQASYFRAPTFIRNGNHSQWRLEPITLYNSNSDESVKENESLGIGDLDRNNETSQVSAEDPKYGLEIGPDKLPCLIGEQQFWKIQRVIINQQRVFAFQVAELHRLTKVQKWFAGSAHLLLEENPCLSKSSVKAPLKIPLLDIAQQNAMKQKDDRRKPYSKTESHQNPWYFHPQPNRWLVPVVSPSEGLVYKPCTAYCAPPGGIFPSVYGCCTNVGVPPVARGFVNTTFSVPAVASIKSYTQSSCNTSLSRSGVITSCSKELQASKVTELQGSSASNPHKETLIEAQQTMTLFPVAAFEGPLSCSSESSGHECPTRPIKPVPYKASSVLDAAASIFQATQAKRQKHNL from the exons ATGGAGGTAGGGCGAGAGGAGGATAAGAGCATGATGCCTCTGTTCCCGAGGCTTCATTTGAATAATGCCGATAAACGTGGTCCGAGGGCACCTCCCAGGAACAAGATGGTGCTCTATGAGCGGCACAATGTTGCTTCCCGAAGGTTGGGTCAGCCGTCTTCTGCTATGTCACTGCCTCATCACAATGCTCCGTTGCCAATCCCTTCTAATTCTTCTAGGCAG GCAGGATTACACGAGAgagattttctctctctttttcgcATGCCTCTTTCAACACCTGTTCTTCCATCAGAGATAGTTGACTCTCGGTTATCTAGCATGATAAATCACCACTCAAGGAAAGGAGATAGACCATTAAAGGGTTTGAATTATGGGAATTCAAGTATAATGGACTTGCTACAACAACAAAGTTTCAACTGTTCTTATGAAAAAAAGCTGAATCAAGCAAGCTATTTTAGAGCTCCTACATTTATTCGAAATGGGAATCATTCACAGTGGAGACTCGAACCAATTACTTTATACAACAGCAATTCAGATGAGAGTGTAAAGGAAAATGAATCCTTGGGAATTGGAGATTTAGATAGAAATAATGAGACTTCTCAGGTCTCAGCAGAAGATCCCAAATATGGTCTGGAGATAGGTCCAGATAAGCTTCCTTGTCTAATTGGCGAGCAGCAATTCTGGAAAATCCAAAGAGTTATTATCAA TCAACAGAGGGTTTTTGCATTTCAAGTGGCTGAACTGCATAGACTGACAAAGGTACAGAAGTGGTTTGCTGGATCAGCTCATCTGCTTCTTGAAGAAAATCCATGTTTGAGCAAATCTTCAGTAAAAGCACCCTTGAAGATTCCATTGCTTGACATTGCTCAACAGAATGCAATGAAACAGAAAGATGATCGACGAAAACCATACAGCAAGACTGAGAGTCATCAAAATCCTTGGTATTTCCATCCTCAGCCGAATCGGTGGCTAGTTCCTGTTGTGTCGCCTTCCGAGGGGCTTGTTTACAAGCCTTGCACTGCATACTGCGCACCACCAGGTGGCATCTTTCCTTCAGTTTATGGATGTTGTACTAATGTAGGTGTTCCTCCAGTAGCAAGAGGTTTTGTAAACACCACATTTAGTGTTCCAGCAGTTGCAAGCATCAAAAGCTACACTCAGAGCTCATGCAACACGTCCCTTTCAAGAAGTGGCGTGATCACAAGTTGTTCCAAGGAGTTGCAAGCATCTAAAGTCACCGAGCTACAAGGTAGTTCAGCAAGCAATCCACATAAAGAAACGCTAATTGAAGCGCAACAAACAATGACCTTATTTCCAGTGGCTGCATTTGAAGGACCTCTTTCTTGTTCATCAGAATCAAGTGGTCATGAGTGTCCAACTCGCCCCATAAAGCCTGTGCCTTACAAAGCCAGCTCTGTTTTGGACGCGGCTGCTAGCATTTTCCAAGCTACACAAGCCAAAAGGCAAAAACACAACTTGTGA
- the LOC122040569 gene encoding protein HEADING DATE 3B-like isoform X2 encodes MPLSTPVLPSEIVDSRLSSMINHHSRKGDRPLKGLNYGNSSIMDLLQQQSFNCSYEKKLNQASYFRAPTFIRNGNHSQWRLEPITLYNSNSDESVKENESLGIGDLDRNNETSQVSAEDPKYGLEIGPDKLPCLIGEQQFWKIQRVIINQQRVFAFQVAELHRLTKVQKWFAGSAHLLLEENPCLSKSSVKAPLKIPLLDIAQQNAMKQKDDRRKPYSKTESHQNPWYFHPQPNRWLVPVVSPSEGLVYKPCTAYCAPPGGIFPSVYGCCTNVGVPPVARGFVNTTFSVPAVASIKSYTQSSCNTSLSRSGVITSCSKELQASKVTELQGSSASNPHKETLIEAQQTMTLFPVAAFEGPLSCSSESSGHECPTRPIKPVPYKASSVLDAAASIFQATQAKRQKHNL; translated from the exons ATGCCTCTTTCAACACCTGTTCTTCCATCAGAGATAGTTGACTCTCGGTTATCTAGCATGATAAATCACCACTCAAGGAAAGGAGATAGACCATTAAAGGGTTTGAATTATGGGAATTCAAGTATAATGGACTTGCTACAACAACAAAGTTTCAACTGTTCTTATGAAAAAAAGCTGAATCAAGCAAGCTATTTTAGAGCTCCTACATTTATTCGAAATGGGAATCATTCACAGTGGAGACTCGAACCAATTACTTTATACAACAGCAATTCAGATGAGAGTGTAAAGGAAAATGAATCCTTGGGAATTGGAGATTTAGATAGAAATAATGAGACTTCTCAGGTCTCAGCAGAAGATCCCAAATATGGTCTGGAGATAGGTCCAGATAAGCTTCCTTGTCTAATTGGCGAGCAGCAATTCTGGAAAATCCAAAGAGTTATTATCAA TCAACAGAGGGTTTTTGCATTTCAAGTGGCTGAACTGCATAGACTGACAAAGGTACAGAAGTGGTTTGCTGGATCAGCTCATCTGCTTCTTGAAGAAAATCCATGTTTGAGCAAATCTTCAGTAAAAGCACCCTTGAAGATTCCATTGCTTGACATTGCTCAACAGAATGCAATGAAACAGAAAGATGATCGACGAAAACCATACAGCAAGACTGAGAGTCATCAAAATCCTTGGTATTTCCATCCTCAGCCGAATCGGTGGCTAGTTCCTGTTGTGTCGCCTTCCGAGGGGCTTGTTTACAAGCCTTGCACTGCATACTGCGCACCACCAGGTGGCATCTTTCCTTCAGTTTATGGATGTTGTACTAATGTAGGTGTTCCTCCAGTAGCAAGAGGTTTTGTAAACACCACATTTAGTGTTCCAGCAGTTGCAAGCATCAAAAGCTACACTCAGAGCTCATGCAACACGTCCCTTTCAAGAAGTGGCGTGATCACAAGTTGTTCCAAGGAGTTGCAAGCATCTAAAGTCACCGAGCTACAAGGTAGTTCAGCAAGCAATCCACATAAAGAAACGCTAATTGAAGCGCAACAAACAATGACCTTATTTCCAGTGGCTGCATTTGAAGGACCTCTTTCTTGTTCATCAGAATCAAGTGGTCATGAGTGTCCAACTCGCCCCATAAAGCCTGTGCCTTACAAAGCCAGCTCTGTTTTGGACGCGGCTGCTAGCATTTTCCAAGCTACACAAGCCAAAAGGCAAAAACACAACTTGTGA